In one window of Brassica rapa cultivar Chiifu-401-42 chromosome A07, CAAS_Brap_v3.01, whole genome shotgun sequence DNA:
- the LOC103830184 gene encoding probable galacturonosyltransferase 15 — translation MKFYISATGIKKVTISNPGGGNGKGGGGGCAAARRFSGRTLLLLLLVLAIVLPFVFVWFAFLVLESASGFDSPLDCMGLRLFSGGDTSLKISEELTRALVEETGQDGNGIGKKGSLESFDELVKEMTLKRRDIRAFASVTKKLLLQMERKVQSAKHHELVYWHLASHGIPKSLHCLSLRLTEEYSVNAMARARLPPPESVSRLTDPSYHHVVILTDNVLAASVVISSTVQNAVDPDKFVFHVVTDKKTYTPMHAWFAMNSASSPVVEVKGLHQYDWPQEVNVKVKEMLEIHRMIWRRHYQNLKDSDYSFVEGTHEQSLQALNPSCLALLNHLRIYIPMLFPELNKIVLLDDDVVVQRDLSSLWETDLNGNVVGAVFDSWCGNNCCPGRKHKNYFNFSHPLISSNLRQDDCAWLSGMNVFDLKAWRQTNITEAYSSWLRLSVSSGLQLWQPGALPPTILAFKGLTQSLDPSWHVAGLGSRSFKFSEEILKSAAVLHFSGPAKPWLEISNPVVRSLWYRYVNSSNIFVRKCKIMN, via the exons ATGAAGTTTTACATATCGGCTACTGGGATTAAGAAGGTTACCATATCGAATCCCGGCGGAGGTAACGGGAAAGGAGGAGGCGGAGGATGCGCGGCGGCACGGAGATTCTCTGGTCGGACGTTGTTACTGTTGCTGCTGGTGCTAGCGATCGTACTGCCTTTTGTTTTCGTTTGGTTCGCGTTTCTCGTCCTCGAATCTGCCTCCGGTTTTGATTCTCCACTTG ATTGCATGGGACTGAGACTTTTCAGTGGGGGCGACACATCTCTG AAAATTAGCGAAGAGTTGACACGAGCGTTAGTGGAAGAGACAGGTCAGGACGGTAATGGAATAGGAAAGAAGGGCTCATTGGAGTCGTTTGATGAACTTGTCAAGGAGATGACGTTAAAACGCCGTGATATAAGGGCGTTTGCTTCCGTGACTAAGAAGCTA CTGTTGCAGATGGAACGTAAAGTCCAATCAGCGAAGCATCACGAGTTAGTGTACTGGCACTTAGCCTCCCACGGTATTCCCAAAAGTCTCCATTGCCTTTCCCTCAGGTTAACGGAAGAGTACTCTGTCAACGCAATGGCTCGAGCGCGTTTGCCTCCACCTGAATCCGTTTCTCGTCTGACCGACCCATCTTATCACCATGTTGTCATCTTGACCGACAATGTTCTGGCTGCCTCTGTCGTCATATCTTCCACCGTGCAAAACGCTGTGGATCCAGACAAGTTTGTCTTTCACGTCGTTACGGATAAGAAAACCTATACCCCAATGCACGCTTGGTTTGCTATGAACTCTGCTTCGTCACCGGTTGTTGAAGTAAAGGGTCTTCATCAGTATGACTGGCCTCAGGAAGTGAATGTCAAGGTCAAAGAGATGTTGGAGATTCACCGCATGATTTGGAGACGGCATTATCAGAATTTGAAGGACTCTGATTATAGTTTCGTTGAGGGTACTCATGAGCAGTCCTTGCAAGCTCTAAACCCGAGCTGCCTTGCTCTTTTGAATCATCTTCGCATTTACATTCCCATG CTTTTTCCAGAGCTCAACAAGATAGTGTTGTTGGATGATGATGTAGTAGTACAACGTGACCTTTCGTCTTTATGGGAAACGGATCTCAATGGTAACGTTGTTGGTGCAGTTTTTGATTCGTGGTGCGGAAACAACTGTTGCCCaggaagaaaacacaaaaactATTTCAACTTCTCGCATCCTCTCATCTCATCAAACTTGCGTCAAGATGACTGCGCTTGGCTTTCTGGTATGAATGTCTTTGATCTCAAAGCTTGGAGACAAACCAATATCACAGAAGCTTACTCCTCATGGTTAAGACTC AGTGTTAGCTCTGGACTACAGTTATGGCAACCAGGAGCTTTACCACCAACTATACTTGCTTTCAAAGGACTCACACAGTCTCTTGACCCATCATGGCACGTAGCTGGACTAGGATCTCGATCCTTTAAGTTCTCTGAAGAGATTCTGAAATCTGCTGCGGTTTTACATTTCAGCGGTCCAGCTAAACCGTGGCTAGAGATTAGCAACCCTGTGGTACGATCTCTCTGGTATAGATACGTTAACTCCTCCAACATCTTCGTTAGAAAATGTAAAATCATGAACTGA
- the LOC103830186 gene encoding uncharacterized protein LOC103830186: MQTPSMAASTTLYYPIPKSFLLSPPSRIKRNPNNLISCSTKPISSSLQTTNNRTQKQNLPFPTFEDSFLLYQFSSPTEDPGFSNRISDGEPVELAIRGVEEDNKSLVISSNMWWADLKAALGQRINVEGIVSSVSVIVKDRHLVLPHVSVRDLRYIDWGELKKRGFKGVVFDKDNTLTAPYSLAIWPPLRPSIEQCKAVFGHDIAVFSNSAGLTEYDHDDSKAKALEAETGIRVLRHKTKKPAGTAEEVEKHFGCASSELIMVGDRPFTDIVYGNRNGFLTVLTEPLSRAEEPFIVRQVRRLELALLKRWLRKGLKPVDHILVSDVTPFVKDPSDL, encoded by the exons ATGCAGACCCCATCGATGGCTGCCTCCACTACTCTCTACTACCCGATCCCCAAAAGCTTCCTTCTTTCTCCCCCTTCCCGTATCAAACGTAACCCTAATAATCTCATCTCTTGCTCCACCAAACCCATCTCTTCTTCTCTGCAAACGACAAACAATCGAACCCAAAAGCAGAATCTTCCTTTCCCCACTTTCGAAGATTCCTTTCTCCTCTACCAATTCAGCTCCCCAACCGAAGACCCAGGATTCTCTAACCGGATCTCTGACGGAGAACCGGTCGAATTGGCTATCCGCGGCGTAGAAGAAGACAACAAAAGCTTGGTAATTTCGTCGAACATGTGGTGGGCAGATCTGAAAGCGGCTCTCGGGCAACGAATCAACGTCGAGGGCATCGTCTCTTCCGTCTCCGTGATCGTAAAAGACCGTCATTTGGTTCTTCCCCATGTTTCCGTCAGAGATTTACGCTACATTGATTGGGGAGAGCTGAAGAAAAGGGGCTTCAAGGGTGTAGTCTTCGATAAAGATAACACACTTACGGCTCCTTACTCTCTAGCGATCTGGCCACCACTCAGGCCTTCGATTGAGCAGTGTAAGGCCGTGTTCGGACACGACATCGCCGTGTTTAGCAACTCAGCAG GGCTTACGGAATATGATCATGATGATTCGAAAGCTAAAGCATTGGAGGCTGAGACAGGGATTAGAGTGTTGCGACATA AGACAAAGAAGCCTGCGGGGACTGCTGAAGAAGTTGAGAAACACTTTGGTTGCGCATCTTCAGAGCTAATCATG GTGGGTGATCGACCTTTTACAGATATCGTTTATGGGAACAGAAACGGGTTTCTAACTGTGTTAACTGAACCGTTGAGTCGAGCTGAGGAGCCTTTCATTGTTAGACAG GTGAGGAGATTAGAGTTGGCCTTGTTGAAACGTTGGTTGAGAAAAGGTTTGAAGCCTGTGGAtcacattttggtatcagatgTAACACCATTTGTTAAGGATCCTTCAGATTTGTAG
- the LOC103830187 gene encoding peroxisomal and mitochondrial division factor 1: protein MADEVLIHGDVEDHTARENLEMENKNQELTRENLEKRERLKKLTGEMEEMKHVEAEMNQSIGEMEKEMEDYEEEKKALESISTRAVELEAEVLSLQEDLNASLTEVDKRVEEVAELKKELAEKGEKVEGCEKEAEGLRKDRAEVERKVRELERKIGVLEVRVVEEKSKKVRLEEEIREKGDAKEKEINELKMKVGDLNLEVVKNEEELKKWRFEKKGTVSEAEEREKEMELKKEELVKKVDEAKEMIVELKERAMKPGIRERK from the coding sequence ATGGCGGATGAGGTGTTAATCCACGGCGACGTTGAGGATCATACGGCGAGGGAGAATCTTGAGATGGAGAACAAGAATCAGGAGCTCACGAGGGAGAATCTTGAGAAGAGGGAGAGGTTAAAGAAGCTAACGGGAGAAATGGAGGAGATGAAACACGTGGAAGCGGAGATGAATCAGAGCATCGGAGAAATGGAGAAAGAGATGGAGGATTAcgaggaagagaagaaggctCTCGAGTCTATTTCCACCAGAGCTGTTGAGCTAGAAGCGGAGGTGTTGAGTCTTCAGGAAGATCTCAACGCTTCGTTGACGGAGGTGGACAAGAGAGTGGAAGAGGTGGCTGAGCTGAAGAAAGAGTTGGCTGAGAAGGGTGAGAAGGTGGAAGGGTGTGAGAAGGAAGCTGAGGGGTTAAGGAAAGATAGAGCTGAGGTTGAGAGGAAGGTTAGAGAGTTGGAGAGGAAGATTGGGGTTTTGGAAGTTAGGGTAGTGGAGGAGAAGAGCAAGAAGGTTAGGTTAGAAGAGGAGATTAGGGAGAAAGGTGATGCGAAAGAGAAGGAGATTAACGAGTTGAAGATGAAAGTTGGGGACTTGAATCTGGAGGTGGTGAAGAatgaagaggagttgaagaaaTGGAGGTTTGAGAAGAAGGGGACAGTGAGTGAAGCTGAGGAAAGAGAGAAGGAAATGGAGTTGAAGAAGGAGGAGTTGGTGAAGAAGGTTGATGAAGCTAAGGAGATGATAGTTGAGTTGAAAGAGAGAGCCATGAAGCCTGGTAtcagagagagaaagtag
- the LOC103830188 gene encoding F-box protein At3g59000-like, with protein sequence MVKALSFVYLTYPLFFLSEKMDHISNLPDEVLCHILSFLTTKEAALTSILAKRWRNLLAFVPCLPIDDSMFLHPEKDREDIRQSFIDFVDRVLELQGNSPLNKFSLECVTNVADTDRLDGWISNVLARGSVSDLVLKISIRSYQGDNYPLSPKCFECNTLVSLKIHCGIDISLVAGRILLPLLKTLVLHSVHVCPNEFEILLHALPSLEELVLDCVDWKGMDIKVSSASLKTLTMSLCCWLGTLSFDTPSLLHFKCSGYIAWDYPLVNMGNLVDAQMIIFLLNEHQLNKLKQLRGPDNVWKLFHGIRNVRNLDLFPDTFEVLSLCSESMPVFNNLKSLTIRSDEVRGWQAMPALLRNCPHLETLVIKGLVHQVTDLCGDVFDGISREDKGLSLTLCPVKVMKIHGFQGTMKEMAMIEHFLEYFPSLKEMQVYAEENSTTQLRNRQVSKLVLRIFQLYNKFSSCSVQLFFI encoded by the exons ATGGTTAAAGCTTTGAGCTTTGTATACTTAACATACcctctcttctttctttcagAGAAGATGGATCACATTAGCAACCTACCAGACGAGGTTCTTTGTCATATACTGTCTTTTCTTACGACAAAGGAGGCTGCTTTGACTTCGATTCTCGCCAAGAGGTGGCGCAACCTTCTTGCGTTTGTGCCTTGTCTTCCTATTGATGACTCTATGTTTCTGCATCCGGAAAAGGACAGAGAAGACATCAGACAGAGCTTCATTGACTTTGTGGATAGAGTTTTGGAGTTGCAGGGTAACTCTCCCCTAAACAAATTCTCCCTCGAGTGTGTTACTAATGTGGCTGACACAGATCGACTGGATGGTTGGATTAGCAATGTGTTAGCTCGTGGTAGTGTTTCGGATCTCGTTCTAAAGATCAGTATTCGTAGTTACCAAGGGGATAACTATCCGCTGTCACCAAAATGCTTTGAGTGTAACACACTAGTTAGTCTGAAAATACACTGTGGGATTGATATTTCCTTGGTTGCTGGTCGCATTCTCTTACCGTTGCTTAAAACTCTGGTTCTCCACTCAGTTCATGTTTGTCCTAATGAGTTTGAGATTCTGCTTCATGCTCTGCCTTCCCTTGAGGAATTGGTTCTCGATTGTGTAGACTGGAAAGGTATGGATATCAAAGTGTCAAGTGCAAGCCTCAAGACCCTAACAATGAGCTTATGCTGTTGGTTAGGCACTTTATCATTTGATACGCCAAGTCTCCTTCACTTTAAGTGCTCTGGTTATATTGCATGGGACTATCCACTAGTTAATATGGGAAACTTGGTTGATGCTCAAATGATCATCTTTTTATTAAATGAACACCAACTCAACAAACTCAAGCAACTTAGAGGACCAGATAATGTGTGGAAACTCTTTCATGGCATACGTAATGTTCGGAATCTTGACTTGTTCCCTGACACTTTTGAG GTGCTTTCTCTGTGCTCTGAATCGATGCCAGTGTTCAACAACCTCAAATCTTTAACTATTCGGAGTGACGAGGTTCGAGGATGGCAAGCAATGCCAGCTCTTCTAAGGAACTGTCCACATTTAGAAACTCTGGTCATTAAg GGTCTCGTGCACCAGGTGACAGATTTGTGTGGGGATGTTTTTGATGGCATTTCTCGAGAGGACAAAGGACTTTCACTCACACTATGTCCAGTAAAAGTGATGAAGATTCATGGGTTTCAAGGAACAATGAAAGAGATGGCGATGATAGAGCATTTTTTGGAGTATTTTCCATCTTTGAAGGAGATGCAAGTCTATGCTGAAGAGAATAGTACTACACAGCTACGTAACCGTCAAGTTTCTAAACTTGTCTTGAGGATTTTCCAACTCTACAACAAGTTCTCGAGTTGCAGTGTCCAGCTCTTCTTCATATGA
- the LOC103830190 gene encoding F-box protein At3g59000-like isoform X2 codes for MDRVSNLPDEVLSHILSLLTTKEAALTSILSKRWRNLLAFVPSLTIDDSVFLHPEEGKQDRVEVKQSFMDFVDRVLALQGNSPLNKFSLKCVTVVDTDRVDGWVSNALARGGVSDLDLQIIIPSDIGEFYKLSPKCFECNTLVSLKIHRGIDISLVAGRILLPLLKTLVLDSVPVCPNEFEILLQALPSLEELVLVYVMWKGRDVIVSSASVKTLIVNLGFWLNTLSFDTPSLVHFGYSGSAAWDYPVVNMGNLVDTQIDFYLSQLHIKLLGAPGNDEDALPYSNAWKLFHGIRNVSHLSLFPDALEVLSMCSESLPVFNNLNSLAIRSDKDRRWQAMPALLRNCPHLETLVIQGLVHHVTDKCGDVCDCISREDKGLSLKVCPVKVMEIYGFRGTMKEMAMIKHFLDYFPCLKEMEVYAEENNNPTQLGGNQRVLEMFKLYNKLSSCNVQLFI; via the exons ATGGACCGTGTTAGCAACCTACCAGACGAGGTTCTTTCTCATATACTCTCTTTGCTTACTACAAAGGAAGCTGCTTTGACTTCGATTCTCTCCAAGAGGTGGCGCAACCTTCTCGCGTTTGTCCCTTCTCTTACTATTGATGACTCTGTGTTTCTGCATCCTGAAGAGGGTAAGCAGGACAGGGTAGAAGTTAAACAGAGCTTCATGGACTTTGTTGATAGAGTTTTGGCCCTGCAGGGTAACTCTCCACTAAACAAATTCTCCCTCAAGTGTGTTACTGTGGTTGATACGGATCGTGTGGATGGTTGGGTAAGCAATGCGTTAGCTCGTGGTGGTGTTTCAGATCTCGATCTACAGATCATTATTCCTAGTGACATAGGGGAATTTTATAAGCTGTCTCCAAAATGCTTCGAGTGTAACACACTAGTTAGTCTGAAAATACACCGTGGGATTGATATTTCCTTGGTTGCTGGTCGCATTCTCTTACCGTTGCTTAAAACTCTGGTTCTTGACTCAGTTCCCGTTTGTCCTAACGAGTTTGAGATTCTGCTTCAAGCTCTACCTTCCCTTGAGGAATTGGTTCTTGTTTATGTAATGTGGAAAG GTAGGGATGTCATAGTGTCAAGTGCAAGCGTCAAGACCCTAATAGTAAACTTAGGCTTTTGGTTAAACACTTTATCATTTGATACACCGAGTCTTGTTCACTTTGGCTACTCTGGTTCTGCTGCATGGGACTATCCAGTAGTTAATATGGGAAACTTGGTTGATACTCAAATCGACTTCTACTTAAGTCAACTCCATATCAAGCTACTTGGAGCACCAGGTAATGACGAAGATGCGCTTCCTTATAGCAATGCGTGGAAACTCTTTCATGGCATACGAAATGTTTCCCATCTTAGCTTGTTTCCTGATGCTCTTGAG GTGCTTTCTATGTGCTCTGAATCGTTGCCAGTGTTCAACAACCTTAATTCATTAGCTATTAGGAGTGACAAGGATCGACGATGGCAAGCAATGCCAGCTCTTCTTAGGAACTGTCCACATTTAGAAACTCTAGTCATTCAG GGTCTCGTGCACCATGTGACAGACAAGTGTGGGGATGTTTGTGACTGCATTTCTCGGGAGGACAAAGGACTTTCACTCAAAGTCTGTCCAGTAAAAGTCATGGAGATTTACGGGTTTCGAGGAACAATGAAAGAGATGGCAATGATAAAGCATTTCTTGGACTATTTTCCATGTTTGAAGGAGATGGAGGTCTATGCTGAAGAGAATAATAATCCTACACAGCTAGGAGGAAACCAACGTGTCTTGGAGATGTTCAAACTCTACAACAAGTTATCGAGTTGCAATGTCCAGCTCTTCATATGA
- the LOC103830190 gene encoding F-box protein At3g59000-like isoform X3, translating into MDRVSNLPDEVLCHILSFLTTKEAALTSILAKRWRNLLAFVPSLTIDDSVFLHPEEAKQNRQDIIQSFMNFVDRVLALQGNSPLKEFSLKSFTVDDTDRVDGWISNVLARGVSDLDLKIIIRSDKWNFYPMSPKCFECSTLVELSIGCGVDVTLAAARIFLPMLKTLVLVWVKVCPNEFETLLHALPSLEKLVLLRVIWKGRDVIVSSASVKTLIVNLGFWLNTLSFDTPSLVHFGYSGSAAWDYPVVNMGNLVDTQIDFYLSQLHIKLLGAPGNDEDALPYSNAWKLFHGIRNVSHLSLFPDALEVLSMCSESLPVFNNLNSLAIRSDKDRRWQAMPALLRNCPHLETLVIQGLVHHVTDKCGDVCDCISREDKGLSLKVCPVKVMEIYGFRGTMKEMAMIKHFLDYFPCLKEMEVYAEENNNPTQLGGNQRVLEMFKLYNKLSSCNVQLFI; encoded by the exons ATGGATCGTGTTAGCAACCTACCAGACGAGGTTCTGTGTCATATACTGTCCTTTCTTACGACAAAGGAGGCTGCCTTGACATCGATTCTCGCCAAGAGGTGGCGCAACCTTCTTGCGTTTGTCCCTTCTCTTACTATTGATGACTCTGTGTTCCTGCATCCGGAAGAGGCTAAACAGAATAGGCAAGACATTATACAGAGCTTCATGAACTTTGTGGATAGAGTTTTGGCTTTGCAGGGTAACTCTCCACTAAAGGAATTCTCCCTCAAGTCTTTTACTGTGGATGATACGGATCGTGTGGATGGTTGGATAAGCAATGTGTTAGCTCGTGGTGTTTCGGATCTTGATCTAAAGATCATTATTCGTAGTGACAAATGGAATTTCTATCCGATGTCACCAAAATGCTTTGAGTGCAGCACACTAGTTGAGCTGAGCATAGGCTGTGGGGTTGATGTTACTTTGGCTGCTGCTCGAATTTTCTTACCGATGCTTAAAACGCTGGTTCTTGTCTGGGTTAAGGTTTGTCCTAACGAGTTTGAGACTTTGCTTCATGCGCTGCCTTCCCTTGAGAAATTGGTTCTGCTTCGTGTGATTTGGAAAGGTAGGGATGTCATAGTGTCAAGTGCAAGCGTCAAGACCCTAATAGTAAACTTAGGCTTTTGGTTAAACACTTTATCATTTGATACACCGAGTCTTGTTCACTTTGGCTACTCTGGTTCTGCTGCATGGGACTATCCAGTAGTTAATATGGGAAACTTGGTTGATACTCAAATCGACTTCTACTTAAGTCAACTCCATATCAAGCTACTTGGAGCACCAGGTAATGACGAAGATGCGCTTCCTTATAGCAATGCGTGGAAACTCTTTCATGGCATACGAAATGTTTCCCATCTTAGCTTGTTTCCTGATGCTCTTGAG GTGCTTTCTATGTGCTCTGAATCGTTGCCAGTGTTCAACAACCTTAATTCATTAGCTATTAGGAGTGACAAGGATCGACGATGGCAAGCAATGCCAGCTCTTCTTAGGAACTGTCCACATTTAGAAACTCTAGTCATTCAG GGTCTCGTGCACCATGTGACAGACAAGTGTGGGGATGTTTGTGACTGCATTTCTCGGGAGGACAAAGGACTTTCACTCAAAGTCTGTCCAGTAAAAGTCATGGAGATTTACGGGTTTCGAGGAACAATGAAAGAGATGGCAATGATAAAGCATTTCTTGGACTATTTTCCATGTTTGAAGGAGATGGAGGTCTATGCTGAAGAGAATAATAATCCTACACAGCTAGGAGGAAACCAACGTGTCTTGGAGATGTTCAAACTCTACAACAAGTTATCGAGTTGCAATGTCCAGCTCTTCATATGA
- the LOC103830190 gene encoding F-box protein At3g59000-like isoform X1: protein MDRVSNLPDEVLSHILSLLTTKEAALTSILSKRWRNLLAFVPSLTIDDSVFLHPEEGKQDRVEVKQSFMDFVDRVLALQGNSPLNKFSLKCVTVVDTDRVDGWVSNALARGGVSDLDLQIIIPSDIGEFYKLSPKCFECNTLVSLKIHRGIDISLVAGRILLPLLKTLVLDSVPVCPNEFEILLQALPSLEELVLVYVMWKGMEDVTVSSPSLKTLTMTLDYTLKSLSFDAPSLLHFKYSGYAALDYPVVNMGNLVDAQIDFFLSDSQLKQLREPDNDEDAHRYSKVWKLFHGIRYVGNLCLLPDTLEVLSMCSESLPVFNNLKSLAIRSDKDRGWQAMPALLRNCPQLEAVVIKGLVHRVTGKCGDVCDCIYREDKGLSLKLCPIKVMTIHRFQGTKKEMAMMKHFLDYFPSLKEMRIYAEENNGPTRLGNHEVCKRVLEMFQLYNKLSSCNVKVKLMVGDVFCR from the exons ATGGACCGTGTTAGCAACCTACCAGACGAGGTTCTTTCTCATATACTCTCTTTGCTTACTACAAAGGAAGCTGCTTTGACTTCGATTCTCTCCAAGAGGTGGCGCAACCTTCTCGCGTTTGTCCCTTCTCTTACTATTGATGACTCTGTGTTTCTGCATCCTGAAGAGGGTAAGCAGGACAGGGTAGAAGTTAAACAGAGCTTCATGGACTTTGTTGATAGAGTTTTGGCCCTGCAGGGTAACTCTCCACTAAACAAATTCTCCCTCAAGTGTGTTACTGTGGTTGATACGGATCGTGTGGATGGTTGGGTAAGCAATGCGTTAGCTCGTGGTGGTGTTTCAGATCTCGATCTACAGATCATTATTCCTAGTGACATAGGGGAATTTTATAAGCTGTCTCCAAAATGCTTCGAGTGTAACACACTAGTTAGTCTGAAAATACACCGTGGGATTGATATTTCCTTGGTTGCTGGTCGCATTCTCTTACCGTTGCTTAAAACTCTGGTTCTTGACTCAGTTCCCGTTTGTCCTAACGAGTTTGAGATTCTGCTTCAAGCTCTACCTTCCCTTGAGGAATTGGTTCTTGTTTATGTAATGTGGAAAGGTATGGAGGATGTTACAGTGTCAAGTCCAAGCCTCAAGACCCTGACAATGACGCTAGACTATACTTTAAAGAGTTTGTCTTTTGATGCACCGAGTCTCCTTCACTTCAAGTACTCTGGTTATGCTGCATTGGACTATCCGGTAGTTAATATGGGAAACTTGGTTGATGCTCAAATCGACTTCTTCTTAAGTGATAGCCAACTCAAGCAACTTCGAGAACCAGATAATGATGAAGATGCTCATCGTTATAGTAAGGTGTGGAAACTCTTTCATGGCATACGTTATGTTGGGAATCTTTGCTTGCTTCCTGATACTCTTGAG GTGCTTTCTATGTGCTCTGAATCGTTGCCAGTGTTCAACAACCTCAAATCATTAGCTATTAGGAGTGACAAGGATCGAGGATGGCAAGCAATGCCTGCTCTTCTTAGGAACTGTCCACAGTTAGAAGCTGTAGTCATTAAG GGACTCGTGCACCGTGTGACAGGCAAGTGTGGGGATGTTTGTGACTGCATTTATCGAGAGGACAAAGGACTTTCACTCAAACTTTGTCCGATAAAAGTGATGACGATTCACAGGTTTCAAGGAACAAAGAAAGAGATGGCAATGATGAAGCATTTCTTGGACTATTTTCCATCTTTGAAGGAGATGAGGATCTATGCTGAAGAGAATAATGGTCCTACACGGCTAGGAAACCATGAAGTTTGTAAACGTGTCTTGGAGATGTTCCAACTCTACAACAAGTTATCGAGTTGCAATGTCAAAGTCAAACTCATGGTGGGCGATGTTTTTTGCAGATGA
- the LOC103830190 gene encoding F-box protein At3g59000-like isoform X4, which yields MDRVSNLPDEVLSHILSLLTTKEAALTSILSKRWRNLLAFVPSLTIDDSVFLHPEEGKQDRVEVKQSFMDFVDRVLALQGNSPLNKFSLKCVTVVDTDRVDGWVSNALARGGVSDLDLQIIIPSDIGEFYKLSPKCFECNTLVSLKIHRGIDISLVAGRILLPLLKTLVLDSVPVCPNEFEILLQALPSLEELVLVYVMWKGMEDVTVSSPSLKTLTMTLDYTLKSLSFDAPSLLHFKYSGYAALDYPVVNMGNLVDAQIDFFLSDSQLKQLREPDNDEDAHRYSKVWKLFHGIRYVGNLCLLPDTLEVLSMCSESLPVFNNLKSLAIRSDKDRGWQAMPALLRNCPQLEAVVIKASVGMFVTAFIERTKDFHSNFVR from the exons ATGGACCGTGTTAGCAACCTACCAGACGAGGTTCTTTCTCATATACTCTCTTTGCTTACTACAAAGGAAGCTGCTTTGACTTCGATTCTCTCCAAGAGGTGGCGCAACCTTCTCGCGTTTGTCCCTTCTCTTACTATTGATGACTCTGTGTTTCTGCATCCTGAAGAGGGTAAGCAGGACAGGGTAGAAGTTAAACAGAGCTTCATGGACTTTGTTGATAGAGTTTTGGCCCTGCAGGGTAACTCTCCACTAAACAAATTCTCCCTCAAGTGTGTTACTGTGGTTGATACGGATCGTGTGGATGGTTGGGTAAGCAATGCGTTAGCTCGTGGTGGTGTTTCAGATCTCGATCTACAGATCATTATTCCTAGTGACATAGGGGAATTTTATAAGCTGTCTCCAAAATGCTTCGAGTGTAACACACTAGTTAGTCTGAAAATACACCGTGGGATTGATATTTCCTTGGTTGCTGGTCGCATTCTCTTACCGTTGCTTAAAACTCTGGTTCTTGACTCAGTTCCCGTTTGTCCTAACGAGTTTGAGATTCTGCTTCAAGCTCTACCTTCCCTTGAGGAATTGGTTCTTGTTTATGTAATGTGGAAAGGTATGGAGGATGTTACAGTGTCAAGTCCAAGCCTCAAGACCCTGACAATGACGCTAGACTATACTTTAAAGAGTTTGTCTTTTGATGCACCGAGTCTCCTTCACTTCAAGTACTCTGGTTATGCTGCATTGGACTATCCGGTAGTTAATATGGGAAACTTGGTTGATGCTCAAATCGACTTCTTCTTAAGTGATAGCCAACTCAAGCAACTTCGAGAACCAGATAATGATGAAGATGCTCATCGTTATAGTAAGGTGTGGAAACTCTTTCATGGCATACGTTATGTTGGGAATCTTTGCTTGCTTCCTGATACTCTTGAG GTGCTTTCTATGTGCTCTGAATCGTTGCCAGTGTTCAACAACCTCAAATCATTAGCTATTAGGAGTGACAAGGATCGAGGATGGCAAGCAATGCCTGCTCTTCTTAGGAACTGTCCACAGTTAGAAGCTGTAGTCATTAAG GCAAGTGTGGGGATGTTTGTGACTGCATTTATCGAGAGGACAAAGGACTTTCACTCAAACTTTGTCCGATAA